In the genome of Planococcus donghaensis, the window GTTCATATGCCAACTCAATCGCACGATCTCCATCTCCCGCCTCACCTACCACTTCGTAACCATTGTCTTCTAACATCATTTTAATATCCATGCGAATGATCGATTCATCTTCCGCTATTAAAATCCTTTTCTTCATCATCAATAATTACCTCCGGACTTATTGGAAACTGGATTGCGGCTAATGTCCCTTTGGTTTTAGGTAAGTATTGAAATTTACCATTCAAATCATGCAGAACTAAATTTTTCACGATTTCCAACCCTAACCCTGATGGAGGCTCGAGCTTGTTCATTCCGACGCCGTTGTCGGAAATATGAAGCTCTAAAAATTCTTTATCAGCAGAAAAGCTGACAACAATTTCTCCTTCATCATTTGCAGAAAAAGCATGTTTCACTGAATTTTGAACAAGTTCATTTATTATTAACGAAATTGAAACCGCTTTCTTGGAAGGAAATATTATTTTATTCCCATTTGCCACAATCCGCAAGTGAATTTTTTTGTCGTGTTCATTGATAATCATTGTAGAAGCTATTTTTTCTACCAACTTAACGATATCCACATCGTCTTCATCGACGTTTTCATTTGCCAAAATCAGTTCGTAAACCGTTGATATGCTAAACACACGATTTAATGTGTCTTCAAAATAAACTTTACTCTCAGGCGGGATGCCTTTTCGCATTTGCAGTCTGATTAAACTGGCGATGGTTTGAAGATTGTTTTTGACGCGGTGGTGGATTTCCTGAATAACGAGTGACTTCATCATCAACTCTTTTTCTTTCATCCGAAGTTCGGTTAAATCTTGAATGATTAACAGTGTACCTTTTATCTTGCCCGCTTCTCTTAATCTCACTTTTTTCACAACTAAGGTTTTGTTATCTAGCGTTAATTCGAAAACAAAAACATCTTCTTCTTGGTCATAAACCGGTTGAAGAAAAGGCAGCAAATCCAGGAGATTTTTATCTTTAAACTTTTCTTGTTTGCTCATTTCAACGATAAATTGAACACCTACAGGATTCACATATACTAGCCGGTTTTCAGCGTCTGTCAGCAAGAAAATTTCCATCAATAAATCTGACACCAACGGCAAGCCTCGGTTGTTTTCTCCAAGCACTTCTTCAAACGATTTAGAGTTTAACGAAAAGCTGCGTGAATCGTTGTTCATCGTAAACAACGAAGGAATCTCTTTTTCTTGAATGATGACCCCAATTACTTGATCAGCGCCGTTGCTGAGGGGCATAACATTTTGTTCTACGGATCTACCTTCTTGCGTCAATGCTTTGCGAATGGCTGACTTTTTTCCTTTACGGTAGCTGTAAAAAACACCCGGCTCGAAAGATTCAAAGACAATTTTTCCGACCACTGACTTTTCGTAAAGCTGACCATTCGATGACGGAAAAGCTTCTGCTACCACAATGGCATTTTCACTATTCTTTATCTTACAGTCGATAAACATATAGGATTCTGAAAGGTCAGCATACATTTGCAACGTAGAAGCCGCTCGCTTTAACACATCAATATCTTCTGTTGTTAAGTCAGTATATGTAGTACATAAGTCTTCCAACTTCGACACTGGCAATGAGATTTTTCACTCCGTTTAGTTTGAATTATTTGAATTTATTATACATACCACTATCTATTTGGTCAATTTAAATTTTAGGTATAAAGTTGTAATTTACTTACATTTTTGGTGTAGGATAGTGAAAATCTATCTTTATATTGCGGAAAATCTAGCCAAATAACTATACATTTATTAGTTCCAAAAAAATATCTTGCCAATTTGGGACTTCCCAATTGGCAAGATATTCATCTTAACGCTTGTCTTTTTTCTTCTTTTTCTCCTCCACTTTAATGACAATCGTCGTCAACGGATCAACTTTTAATTTTTCTTTTGATAACGTAAAGCCGGATGGTTTCGAGACTTTTTTAGCTCCTGCTTCGTCATTATCTACAACAATTTCTCCGTTTGAGAAATCATAGTCGCCTAATGTAAACGTACGGGCTTTGTTGTCCGCATTGACGAAGACGTAGTAATTTCCGGTGTTGTCGGTGGATTTATTTTCGTACGCAATGACTAAGTCGGAATCTTTCATTTCCGGAATGTTCAGTAGCGAGACGTTTTTGTCCACTAGTTCTTTTTCTCCTAGACGGAAAGCGTTAGTCGATTTTCTTAACTCGATCAAGCCTTCTGTGTAGGTGCGCGTTGTGTTGTTAACGGCAAAGGCTTTTTTGTTTGTTGCTTTTTGCCAATCAAACTGATTGATGGCATCGGAAGAATCATACGAATCATGGATAAAGTAGCCGAATGATTTGCCCGCTTCATCTTTTAATTCGTGGTATTTTTGTTCAGGGACGCCTTCGCCAAACCATTGCTTTGTGCGGCCGTATTCTTGGCCAGCATGGATAAACGCGGTTCCTTGAGACGTTAACACGAGCGAGTTTCCGAAGCGAATGCGTTTGTGAATTTCGAGATTGTTTTCAGGGATTGCTGGATTTTTTTTAATCGATTGCGCAATCACGTCATAAAGCGGTAAATTGTCGTGTGCGGCGATGTATTGAACCATGTCGCCCGGATTGTCAGCGGCCGTATTGGATGGCTGGCCTTTAATGTTATTGAAAATCGTCGCAACATTACGTGCCCCACCTGTGATAAATCGCGGTTCGCCTTCAGAACCAAAACCAGATTTTAGTTCATTTCGCATTTCGTCTGAAAAGACGCCTACGTCATCTGTTTTGTCCATCCAATCTTGATCAGCGCCCATTCCAGCAAGGTCTGGGTCTGCGATATGCCCAGCAAATGTTCGCCAACCTTCTCCAATAAATAACGCGTCTGGATTGATGGCAGCTGCTGCATTGTAGGCGTTTTGTATAGATGGATACGTAGCGTCGCCCATCATATCAAAACGCATGCCATCAATTTTGTATTCGTCAAACCAATACTTTACAGAGTCGACCATAAGCTTTTCAGCCATCGTATGGCTTGTTGCTAAGTTGTTGCCAAATCCGCCAAGGAAGTTGCCTTTATCATCTTGGTATGCGTAATAACCTGGCACGATGTCGTTCAATAAACTCGTTTGTGCCGTATGCGTATAAACCACATCCAACACAACGCCCATGTCCGCATCGTGAATGGCATCGATCAATGCTTTTAGTTCTTTGACGCGCAATTCCGGATCGGTCGCGTCTTGTGAATACGCACCATCTGGTGAGAAGTAATTGTGCGGATCATAGCCCCAGTTGTATTCATTGCCAAGAGCTGAATAGCTTTGCTCTCTTTCACCCATTTTCGTTTCATCGCCAAAATACCAAGCCATCACTGGCAGCAATTGAACATGGGTAACGCCTAGCGATTTAATGTAATCCAATTTGTCGATAAACGCCGTGTACGATCCCCATCTCGATTTCAATTTCTTTTCAATAGAAGGATCTGCGGTAAAGTCGCGAATATGCACTTCGTAAATCACGGCATCTTCTCGTTTTTCATAGCCGTCAATTGATGCATGACTGAAACCTTTCGGGTCTGTCCCGCTCAAATCGACAATCGCGGCTTTCCCTACTTTGTCTCCGTCTGGACCTGCTTCACCTTTTGTATTTACCGTAAACGCCGCCATCGATTTGGCGTACGGATCTAACACTTTTTTCGTAACGCCGTCATTTGTAACTTCGTATTGATAGTAATACCCTTTTAAATCTTTCACACCCAACTCACTTGGTGCAATGTCTTTTGACCAAACACCTTGATCGCCAAGTGATAATTCGATACTGCCAAGTAACGTCGTCGCATCTTTTTTATCGTAGAAATTCGCGACAACTTTGCTTGCTTTTGGCGCCCATAATTTTAATGTCGCATGACCTTTTTTATACGTTGCACCGAGGTCATCGCCGTCATAAGCAAATGCCTTATCCAACATTCTCCACCCGGTAGTAGCTAACACCGTTCTGCCGGCATACGTAACGGACAGTGGCAATTTGTCTAAATTAAATTGCGCTGTAACTTCGACGGTTTTGTCTCCTGTAATTTTTGCTGTTTCTACTCCAACAGTTGCGCCGTCCGCATCTTGAATCGCTAACCCGGCTACTAATTTTTCAGAAGTTAAGCCGTCTGTGCTGTTAAACCTTAAAAGAAGTGTGTTTTCAGAAACCACTTCAGCCGACCCAAGACCTGATGCGACTTCATCGTAAGGAGAAACGTACACCGTATCGTCTCCTTGTTTGATCCATAAGTGATTGAATTTATCCAACAAGTTGAATGATTTATCGCCTGCATCTTTTTCTTGCGTTTTTTCATTGACCACTAAAAAGCCTATTTCTTTTGCAGCTTCTGTTAACTCTATATCTGCATAGGCGCCGTAACGATCTGTGCCGTCAAAATCGACCGCGCCTGTTGGCCAGCCATCTGAAGGAGACGCAACATCGCCCCAATTCCATATGCCAAAGTCATCGTAATCTACCGCATCACGCGTGTAATGAATACGGACTGTGTTTGCTGGCAAATCTACCGGTTCGTACGTATATACTTTGTCCGAACCTTGCTTGATCCAAATTTCATTTGCTTGTGGCGAAGAAATCGTAAAGCCTTTATCTCCACCATCTTTGCCCGCATCACCCGCGGTAATATCCATCACAAGAAAGCCGATATTTTTCGCTCCGTCAGCTAATGGCACATCAATATAAGCTCCGTAACTATCGGTTTTCTCGAACATCGTCGCCCCTACTGGCCAGTTTGCAGAAGGAGATGCAACATCATTCCATAGCCATGCCCCGTAGTTTTTATAGACATTGTCTTCGCGCTTATAGTGAATGCGGATATTGTTTTCCGGTACTGGTTCGACCACTACGTCACCGTTGTCTTTCGCGACACCGGTAATATTGCCCTCATTAACCGTCAACAAAACTGTTCCGCCATCTGCTTTTCCTGGAAGAGTTACATTTACTTTTCCTGCTGTGGCTGTATATTCCGTACCCGAATAGGCATCGGTAACAACAGCGTCTGCAGAATCCAAGGTTAATGTCACCGCTTTACTTTCTTCTGCTACGTTTAAGCCAACGTAAACTTTTTGATCTTGGTAGTCACGAGAAAACAAGAGAAATTGATCTTTATCAGATCCTCCAACAAGCGTGCGTTCACCCTTCGCAAACACTTTCGAATAATCTTCTCTAAAGTTTAAAATTTTGGTGTAATGCGCTAAAATTTCATTGCCTTCCACTTGATCCCACGCAAAATCATAACGATTATCGTATTGCGGATAATTATTAGCTCCTGTTTGGCCAAGCTCTTCTCCGTAATAAATCACAGGTTGTCCTTTTGCTGTTGCTTGAAGAGTGGCTGCGACTTGTAACTTTCCTTTATCTCCAGCAAGTGAATAGAGGAACCCTTCTTCGTCATGGCTTCCTAAAAACTGCCCGAGTGTTGCCGTATTATCCAATTTCGTGTTTCGTGCAGTAAGAGACGCATTAGCCGCTTCTAAACTGCCGTTAACAAATGACCGAGCCGTTTCTTTAAAACCAAAGTCTAATAGTGAATCCATCGTGCCCGTTTCAAGGTAGCCTAACGTATTGTCCACTTTAGCTCCCCAAGCTTCACCGATCATTTTAAATTCCGGCATTTTTTCCGTTAAAGCATTTTTAAACTGCATCCACGTAGCATCTTCTACGTGTTTTACCGTATCCACACGGAAATAATCAATCGTATTGCCGTTTTCTGTCGTCGCTTTTTCAATCCAATCGGTTTGCCAATCAATAATTTGTTCGCGAACGTTTGGATCTTCCGTGATAAAGTCTGGAAGTCCCGCTAATTCACCAACCACTTCATCTGTACCTACGTTCGCGCCTTGACGAAGCAAATCACTAAATCTTGCCCGGTCGGCATCTGACGGATAGCCCGCGGGTTGATTGGTAATCGAACCGTCAATTTCTTTTAAGCCGTATCCTGTATGGTTGACCACCACATCGACCATAATTTTCATGTTGCGGTCGTGTGCCCCGTCGATCAGGTTATGAAACTCTTCCATCGTGCCAAAATGCGGATTTAACTCTCCAAAATTATTTGCCCAGTAACCGTGATAGCCATAATACGGTTCTGACGTTTCGTAATAACGAACATCGTATTTAATGTTTTCCACAACCGGACTAATCCAAATTGTATTAACACCAAGCTCATCTAAATAATCCAGTTTGTTTGTAATGCCTTTAAAATCGCCGCCTTGGTACGTACCACGCGACTCCTTATCGTAATTTAAATCGTAAGGGTCGTTATTAGACGTATCCCCATCAAAAAATCGATCTGTTAACATAAAATAAATTACAGACTCGTCCCAGTCAAAATCCCCTTCTCCGACCGACTGCCTTGTTTTCACTTCTACTTCTGCCGTTCCTTTATACAAATTGCCATAAGAATCCGTCACCGTTAACGGAATCGCCTTTAAACCTGCCGCTATATCATCGTCAACGGCAATCGAAATTTCTTTTAACGTCGGATCAATTTCTAGTTGAGCAGATCCACCTAAAAGAGAAGTATCCGCAACAATTTTTGAAATCTTCACGTCCTCGGTTATCCCTCTAATATCAACAGACAA includes:
- a CDS encoding sensor histidine kinase, giving the protein MSKLEDLCTTYTDLTTEDIDVLKRAASTLQMYADLSESYMFIDCKIKNSENAIVVAEAFPSSNGQLYEKSVVGKIVFESFEPGVFYSYRKGKKSAIRKALTQEGRSVEQNVMPLSNGADQVIGVIIQEKEIPSLFTMNNDSRSFSLNSKSFEEVLGENNRGLPLVSDLLMEIFLLTDAENRLVYVNPVGVQFIVEMSKQEKFKDKNLLDLLPFLQPVYDQEEDVFVFELTLDNKTLVVKKVRLREAGKIKGTLLIIQDLTELRMKEKELMMKSLVIQEIHHRVKNNLQTIASLIRLQMRKGIPPESKVYFEDTLNRVFSISTVYELILANENVDEDDVDIVKLVEKIASTMIINEHDKKIHLRIVANGNKIIFPSKKAVSISLIINELVQNSVKHAFSANDEGEIVVSFSADKEFLELHISDNGVGMNKLEPPSGLGLEIVKNLVLHDLNGKFQYLPKTKGTLAAIQFPISPEVIIDDEEKDFNSGR
- a CDS encoding pullulanase, translating into MSKKWKQKFLMVLALLLVMGTWTPFVQVQPVQAEDTTATTDREVRLSYIRADQTYGDWNIWAWNTGRVNDQINFESYDGGVAVAHIAVAPETKEFGFVLRSTEDWNTAQKEFGDRFIQVNKNDSLTKAFVTSGKEQIRIVPDGSAPVIDNGDAMFYYRDKELFEADAMNTIEKVELQFDGEEHEMTYEPENERFVFLANDIPTGEHTYTYLVTKAGVTTEVTDPYNTVDGVSTLVFNQADLAVSGTVAPAAIDSNQNAVLSVDIRGITEDVKISKIVADTSLLGGSAQLEIDPTLKEISIAVDDDIAAGLKAIPLTVTDSYGNLYKGTAEVEVKTRQSVGEGDFDWDESVIYFMLTDRFFDGDTSNNDPYDLNYDKESRGTYQGGDFKGITNKLDYLDELGVNTIWISPVVENIKYDVRYYETSEPYYGYHGYWANNFGELNPHFGTMEEFHNLIDGAHDRNMKIMVDVVVNHTGYGLKEIDGSITNQPAGYPSDADRARFSDLLRQGANVGTDEVVGELAGLPDFITEDPNVREQIIDWQTDWIEKATTENGNTIDYFRVDTVKHVEDATWMQFKNALTEKMPEFKMIGEAWGAKVDNTLGYLETGTMDSLLDFGFKETARSFVNGSLEAANASLTARNTKLDNTATLGQFLGSHDEEGFLYSLAGDKGKLQVAATLQATAKGQPVIYYGEELGQTGANNYPQYDNRYDFAWDQVEGNEILAHYTKILNFREDYSKVFAKGERTLVGGSDKDQFLLFSRDYQDQKVYVGLNVAEESKAVTLTLDSADAVVTDAYSGTEYTATAGKVNVTLPGKADGGTVLLTVNEGNITGVAKDNGDVVVEPVPENNIRIHYKREDNVYKNYGAWLWNDVASPSANWPVGATMFEKTDSYGAYIDVPLADGAKNIGFLVMDITAGDAGKDGGDKGFTISSPQANEIWIKQGSDKVYTYEPVDLPANTVRIHYTRDAVDYDDFGIWNWGDVASPSDGWPTGAVDFDGTDRYGAYADIELTEAAKEIGFLVVNEKTQEKDAGDKSFNLLDKFNHLWIKQGDDTVYVSPYDEVASGLGSAEVVSENTLLLRFNSTDGLTSEKLVAGLAIQDADGATVGVETAKITGDKTVEVTAQFNLDKLPLSVTYAGRTVLATTGWRMLDKAFAYDGDDLGATYKKGHATLKLWAPKASKVVANFYDKKDATTLLGSIELSLGDQGVWSKDIAPSELGVKDLKGYYYQYEVTNDGVTKKVLDPYAKSMAAFTVNTKGEAGPDGDKVGKAAIVDLSGTDPKGFSHASIDGYEKREDAVIYEVHIRDFTADPSIEKKLKSRWGSYTAFIDKLDYIKSLGVTHVQLLPVMAWYFGDETKMGEREQSYSALGNEYNWGYDPHNYFSPDGAYSQDATDPELRVKELKALIDAIHDADMGVVLDVVYTHTAQTSLLNDIVPGYYAYQDDKGNFLGGFGNNLATSHTMAEKLMVDSVKYWFDEYKIDGMRFDMMGDATYPSIQNAYNAAAAINPDALFIGEGWRTFAGHIADPDLAGMGADQDWMDKTDDVGVFSDEMRNELKSGFGSEGEPRFITGGARNVATIFNNIKGQPSNTAADNPGDMVQYIAAHDNLPLYDVIAQSIKKNPAIPENNLEIHKRIRFGNSLVLTSQGTAFIHAGQEYGRTKQWFGEGVPEQKYHELKDEAGKSFGYFIHDSYDSSDAINQFDWQKATNKKAFAVNNTTRTYTEGLIELRKSTNAFRLGEKELVDKNVSLLNIPEMKDSDLVIAYENKSTDNTGNYYVFVNADNKARTFTLGDYDFSNGEIVVDNDEAGAKKVSKPSGFTLSKEKLKVDPLTTIVIKVEEKKKKKDKR